A genome region from Baekduia alba includes the following:
- a CDS encoding NADP-dependent oxidoreductase, translated as MRAVSFAAFGGPDVLELGEVPAPEAGDGQVRVAVRAVGVNPMDIKIRSGGMERLFPTPLPSTPGSEVAGVVDQVGDGVSGVAVGDEVLGWSATGACAEHALLGVFAGKPATMPWDQAAALPVAGETSRRILDAIDLQKGETVLVHGGAGGVGTVLVQLARELGARVIATAGEANHDYLRSLGAEPVIYGDGLVDRVRAVAPDGVDAAVDVAGRDALDASIALTGGTDRVVTIADGRAREIGVRFLMGRPDDRDAAALAELAERWAGGGLKLVTTTFPLDDVAEAHAVSAAGHVRGKLVLLIG; from the coding sequence ATGCGAGCTGTGAGCTTCGCCGCCTTCGGCGGTCCCGACGTCCTCGAGCTGGGCGAGGTGCCGGCGCCCGAGGCCGGCGACGGCCAGGTGCGCGTCGCGGTCCGGGCCGTGGGCGTCAACCCGATGGACATCAAGATCCGCAGCGGCGGGATGGAGCGCCTGTTCCCGACGCCGCTGCCCAGCACGCCGGGCTCGGAGGTCGCGGGCGTCGTCGACCAGGTGGGCGACGGCGTCAGCGGCGTCGCCGTCGGCGACGAGGTCCTGGGCTGGAGCGCGACGGGCGCCTGCGCCGAGCACGCCCTGCTCGGCGTGTTCGCGGGCAAGCCGGCGACGATGCCCTGGGACCAGGCCGCGGCGCTCCCCGTCGCGGGCGAGACCTCGCGGCGGATCCTCGACGCCATCGACCTCCAGAAGGGGGAGACCGTGCTGGTGCACGGCGGCGCCGGCGGCGTCGGCACCGTGCTCGTCCAGCTGGCGCGCGAGCTCGGCGCGAGGGTCATCGCGACCGCCGGCGAGGCCAATCACGACTACCTGCGCTCGCTCGGGGCGGAGCCGGTCATCTACGGCGACGGGCTCGTCGACCGTGTCCGGGCCGTCGCGCCCGACGGCGTGGACGCCGCCGTCGACGTGGCGGGCCGCGACGCGCTCGACGCGTCGATCGCGCTGACCGGCGGGACCGATCGGGTCGTCACGATCGCCGACGGGCGCGCGCGCGAGATCGGCGTCCGCTTCCTGATGGGGCGGCCCGACGACCGCGACGCCGCCGCGCTGGCGGAGCTCGCCGAGCGCTGGGCCGGCGGCGGGCTGAAGCTCGTCACGACCACGTTCCCGCTCGACGACGTCGCCGAGGCGCACGCGGTGAGCGCCGCGGGCCACGTCCGCGGCAAGCTCGTCCTCCTGATCGGCTGA